In Sphingomonas sp. R1, a single genomic region encodes these proteins:
- a CDS encoding SOUL family heme-binding protein yields MAKGKTWAWVGGLLGGAVVAGAAAYYAFEKASEQPPFTLVEKDGKFEIRDYPELVVAETRAIGTREAALNAGFSRLADYIFAKRRGDNGGSGGEKIAMTAPVLSGKQDASWRTQFVMPSKFTLATLPKPSDNVDLATRPARRVAVLRFAGSPDDAVLGQREAELRSWLAGKGINGGAVEYAFYNSPFIPGPLRRNEVLIAL; encoded by the coding sequence ATGGCGAAGGGCAAGACCTGGGCTTGGGTGGGCGGCCTGCTGGGCGGTGCGGTGGTCGCGGGGGCGGCCGCCTATTACGCGTTCGAGAAGGCGAGCGAGCAGCCGCCCTTCACGCTGGTGGAAAAGGACGGCAAGTTCGAGATCCGCGACTATCCCGAGCTGGTGGTGGCGGAAACGCGCGCAATCGGCACGCGCGAAGCGGCGCTGAATGCCGGCTTCTCACGCCTCGCCGACTATATCTTCGCCAAGCGCCGCGGCGATAATGGCGGCAGCGGCGGCGAGAAGATTGCGATGACGGCGCCGGTGCTCAGCGGCAAGCAGGACGCGAGCTGGCGGACGCAGTTTGTCATGCCGTCCAAGTTCACGCTGGCGACGTTGCCCAAGCCATCGGACAATGTCGATCTGGCCACCCGTCCGGCGCGGCGCGTGGCGGTGCTGCGCTTTGCCGGCTCGCCCGACGATGCGGTGCTCGGCCAGCGCGAGGCCGAGCTGCGCAGCTGGCTGGCTGGCAAGGGAATCAATGGCGGCGCGGTGGAATATGCCTTCTACAACTCGCCCTTCATCCCCGGCCCGCTCCGCCGCAACGAGGTGCTGATCGCGCTGTAG
- a CDS encoding ligase-associated DNA damage response exonuclease — protein MALGSWLTPDPCGIYLPAADAWIDPSKPVARAIITHGHADHARGGHGEVWATPGTLAIMAARYGSQNGRPVAYGQSIRLGPIEVGFVPAGHVLGSAQVVLDHAGERIVVSGDYKRRPDPTCTPFQPVKCDVFITEATFGLPVFRHPETTDEIDKLLTALRTEPERCVLVGAYALGKAQRVIAELRGMGFDDPIYLHGALQALCDLYVEHGVALGELRPATGVAKKELEGRIILCPPGALNDRWSRRLPDPITAMASGWMRVRQRARQRNVELPLILSDHADWDELTRTIEELAPREVWVTHGREDALVHWCRLRQIRARALDLAGFEDEDD, from the coding sequence ATGGCGCTCGGCAGCTGGCTCACCCCCGATCCTTGTGGGATCTACCTTCCGGCAGCGGACGCGTGGATCGATCCGTCCAAGCCGGTCGCGCGGGCGATCATCACCCATGGCCATGCCGATCATGCGCGCGGGGGGCATGGCGAGGTATGGGCGACGCCCGGCACGCTGGCGATCATGGCGGCACGCTACGGGTCGCAGAACGGACGGCCCGTTGCGTACGGCCAGAGCATCAGGCTGGGTCCGATCGAGGTGGGGTTTGTTCCTGCCGGCCATGTGCTGGGATCAGCGCAGGTGGTGCTCGATCATGCCGGCGAACGGATCGTCGTATCGGGCGATTACAAGCGCCGCCCCGATCCTACCTGCACGCCCTTCCAGCCGGTGAAGTGCGACGTGTTCATCACCGAGGCGACCTTCGGCCTGCCGGTGTTCCGCCATCCCGAGACGACCGATGAGATCGACAAGCTGCTGACGGCACTGCGCACCGAACCCGAGCGCTGCGTGCTGGTCGGTGCCTATGCGCTCGGCAAGGCGCAGCGGGTGATCGCCGAGCTGCGTGGCATGGGCTTCGACGATCCGATCTATCTGCACGGCGCGTTGCAGGCGCTGTGCGACCTCTATGTCGAGCATGGCGTGGCGCTTGGCGAGCTGCGGCCTGCCACCGGCGTCGCGAAGAAGGAGCTGGAAGGGCGGATCATCCTCTGCCCGCCGGGTGCGCTCAACGATCGCTGGTCGCGACGCCTCCCCGATCCGATCACCGCAATGGCCAGCGGCTGGATGCGGGTGCGCCAGCGTGCGCGGCAGCGCAATGTCGAGCTGCCGCTGATCCTCTCCGACCATGCCGATTGGGACGAGCTGACCCGCACCATCGAGGAGCTGGCCCCGCGCGAAGTGTGGGTGACACATGGCCGTGAGGATGCGCTGGTACATTGGTGCAGGCTCCGGCAGATACGCGCCCGTGCGCTCGATCTCGCCGGGTTCGAGGACGAGGACGATTGA